The sequence CTTCCACTGGTTAATAAAGAGATACCTATCATTGCTGATGAATATGTTGATATGGACTTTGGCTCGGGAGCTGTGAAGATTACTCCGTCTCATGATCCCAACGATTTTGAAGTTGGGTTGAGACATAATTTAGGTCAGTTTAAAATATTTAACGATGATGCGACCATTAATAAAAACGGAGGAAAATACGAGGGCTTAGATCGATATGAGGCAAGAAATAAGATAATTGAAGACCTTAAATCCGAAGGATATTTAACAGATATAAAGGAACATATGCATAGTGTGGGACATTGTGAAAGATGTCATACTATAGTTGAACCTATAATATCAAGGCAGTGGTTTGTGAAAATGGAACCTCTTGCAGAACCTGCTCTTAAGGCCTACGAAGATGGACAATTTAAGTTCATTCCCGACAGATTCGGCAAAATATACACTAATTGGTTGGAGAATATTAGGGATTGGTGTATTTCGAGACAGCTCTGGTGGGGACATAGACTTCCCGTGTATTATTGCAAAGATTGTGGCGAAGTGGTGGTATCAAAGGATAAACCGAAAGAATGTCCCAAATGTAAAAGTAAAAATATATATCAGGATCCTGATACGTTAGATACATGGTTCTCATCAGCCCTTTGGCCCTTCTCAACTCTCGGATGGCCTGAAGAAACAGAGGATCTGAAGTATTTTTATCCCACAGATGTATTGGTTACCGGATACGATATTATTTTCTTCTGGGTTGTAAGAATGGTTTTTTCTGCATTAGAGCAAACGGGGGAGGTTCCATTTGATAATGTATTTCTTACAGGTCTTGTAAGAGATTCTCAAGGGAGAAAGATGAGTAAATCCTTGGGAAACGGAATTGATCCTTTAGATGTAATAGACAAATATGGAGCAGATGCTTTGAGATTTACATTGGTTACCGGAAATAGTCCGGGCAATGATATGAGATTTTATATGGAAAGAGTTGAATCAAGCAGAAATTTTGCCAATAAATTGTGGAATGCGACTCGATTTGTTATGATGAATATTGATGAAGATATAAAATCGTATGATTTTGATACTGGAGATTTAGAGGAAGAAGATAAATGGATACTTTCCAGAAAGAATAATGTGGTAAGAGAGATAACTGAAAACCTTGATAAATATGAACTCGGCATGGCAGCTCAGAAAATATACGATTTTATATGGGATGAGTTTTGTGATTGGTATATAGAAATAGTGAAGGGAAGATTATATGGAACGGAAAGAAAAACTAAGGAAACTGCCCAGAAGGTTCTGTTAATTGTGTTAAAGGATATTTTGAAGATGCTTCATCCTTTTATGCCTTTTATTACCGAAGAAATTTGGAGATATCTTCCCGACGAAGAAAAACCTTTAATTATATCTTCATGGCCTGTATACCGAGAAAATATTAATTTTCCGGAAGCGGAAAGAAGCATGGAGTATATAATGAATGCTATTAAAGGAATAAGGAATATCAGATCGGAAATGAATGTAGAGCCTAAAAGAAGATCAAATATGATATTTGTAACTCAAGATGAAGAAATTAAAAAGGTAATTGATGAGGGCAAGAGATATTTTGTTAATTTGGCTTTTGCCAATGATATATATATAAGAGATTCCAAAGATGGCTTAGGAGAAGACAATGGAGTAGTGGTTTTGGAAAAATGTGAGATATATTTGCCTATGAGAGATTTAATAGATTTTGAAAAAGAGAGAGAAAGACTCGAAAGAGAAAGAGAAAAGTTGGAATCTGAATTGAAAAGAGTGAGAGGCAAGTTGTCCAATAAAGGGTTTATAGATAAAGCTCCTAAGGAAGTTGTAGAAGCTGAAAGAGAAAAAGAGACGAAGTATAAAGATATGATGGATAAAGTTTTGGAAAG is a genomic window of Acidilutibacter cellobiosedens containing:
- a CDS encoding valine--tRNA ligase, with the protein product MKNNLPKTYNPKEFEDKLYSFWNDKGYFKAHVNKDKKSFSIMMPPPNVTGNLHLGHALNGTIQDILIRWKRMEGYEALWLPGTDHASISTEAKVVDKLKKEGKSKEKLGREKFLEEAWNWTEKYGGNIKEQFKKLGASCDWSRERFTLDKGLSDAVEEVFVRLYNKGLIYRGNRIINWCPNCKTALSDAEVEHEDTEGKLWYIRYPIKGEKEFITIATTRPETMLGDLAVAVNPKDERYKNLIGKTLILPLVNKEIPIIADEYVDMDFGSGAVKITPSHDPNDFEVGLRHNLGQFKIFNDDATINKNGGKYEGLDRYEARNKIIEDLKSEGYLTDIKEHMHSVGHCERCHTIVEPIISRQWFVKMEPLAEPALKAYEDGQFKFIPDRFGKIYTNWLENIRDWCISRQLWWGHRLPVYYCKDCGEVVVSKDKPKECPKCKSKNIYQDPDTLDTWFSSALWPFSTLGWPEETEDLKYFYPTDVLVTGYDIIFFWVVRMVFSALEQTGEVPFDNVFLTGLVRDSQGRKMSKSLGNGIDPLDVIDKYGADALRFTLVTGNSPGNDMRFYMERVESSRNFANKLWNATRFVMMNIDEDIKSYDFDTGDLEEEDKWILSRKNNVVREITENLDKYELGMAAQKIYDFIWDEFCDWYIEIVKGRLYGTERKTKETAQKVLLIVLKDILKMLHPFMPFITEEIWRYLPDEEKPLIISSWPVYRENINFPEAERSMEYIMNAIKGIRNIRSEMNVEPKRRSNMIFVTQDEEIKKVIDEGKRYFVNLAFANDIYIRDSKDGLGEDNGVVVLEKCEIYLPMRDLIDFEKERERLEREREKLESELKRVRGKLSNKGFIDKAPKEVVEAEREKETKYKDMMDKVLERLNIIKNN